From Streptomyces sp. NBC_01754, a single genomic window includes:
- a CDS encoding aminodeoxychorismate/anthranilate synthase component II, which translates to MSARVLVVDNYDSFVYNLVQYLCQLGAECEVVRNDEVTTAHAEDGFDGVLLSPGPGTPEQAGVCIEMVHHCAGAGVPVFGVCLGMQSMAVAYGGVVGRAPELLHGKTSPVFHGGEGVFAGLPSPFTATRYHSLAAEPAAVPDVLEITARTADGIVMGLRHRELAVEGVQFHPESVLTEHGHLMLANWLVRCGDTGAVARSAGLAPVVGKAVA; encoded by the coding sequence GTGAGCGCGCGCGTTCTCGTCGTCGACAACTACGACAGCTTCGTCTACAACCTCGTCCAGTACCTCTGTCAGCTCGGCGCCGAGTGCGAGGTGGTGCGCAACGACGAGGTGACCACCGCCCACGCGGAGGACGGCTTCGACGGCGTCCTGCTCTCACCGGGTCCCGGGACACCCGAGCAGGCGGGCGTCTGTATCGAGATGGTGCACCACTGCGCGGGCGCCGGTGTCCCGGTCTTCGGGGTCTGCCTGGGCATGCAGTCGATGGCCGTGGCGTACGGCGGTGTGGTGGGCCGGGCGCCGGAGCTGCTGCACGGCAAGACCTCTCCGGTGTTCCACGGGGGCGAGGGTGTGTTCGCCGGTCTGCCGTCCCCGTTCACCGCGACGCGCTACCACTCCCTGGCCGCCGAACCGGCGGCCGTGCCCGACGTGCTGGAGATCACGGCGCGTACGGCCGACGGGATCGTCATGGGGCTGCGCCACCGTGAACTGGCGGTGGAGGGTGTGCAGTTCCACCCGGAGTCGGTGCTCACGGAGCACGGGCACCTGATGCTGGCCAACTGGCTCGTGCGGTGTGGCGACACCGGGGCCGTCGCGAGGTCGGCGGGGCTCGCCCCGGTGGTGGGCAAGGCCGTCGCGTGA
- a CDS encoding class E sortase, with the protein MAARTEQEERAEVAVPPARRRSRHPVAAAVSLLGELLITAGLVLGLFVAYSLWWTNVLADREAGKQGDTVRGHWAQGRGPGELDTKDGIGFLHVPAMKNGEVLVKKGTDPETLNNGIAGYYTDPVKSALPSDEEGNFTLAAHRDGHGAKFHNIDKVGKGDAIVFETKDTWYVYKVYAELPETSKYNVDAIAPVPKESGVKKPGRYITLTTCTPVYTSTYRYIVWGELVRTEKVDQDRTKPAELR; encoded by the coding sequence GTGGCAGCGAGGACCGAGCAGGAAGAGCGTGCCGAGGTGGCGGTGCCCCCGGCGCGGCGCCGGAGCCGCCATCCCGTCGCGGCGGCGGTGAGCCTCCTCGGTGAACTGCTGATCACCGCGGGCCTCGTGCTGGGTCTCTTCGTCGCCTACTCGCTGTGGTGGACCAACGTGCTCGCCGACCGGGAGGCCGGAAAGCAGGGCGACACCGTCCGCGGCCACTGGGCCCAGGGCCGCGGTCCCGGCGAGCTGGACACCAAGGACGGCATCGGCTTCCTGCACGTACCCGCCATGAAGAACGGTGAGGTGCTGGTCAAGAAGGGCACCGACCCCGAGACCCTCAACAACGGGATCGCCGGGTACTACACGGACCCGGTGAAGTCGGCGCTGCCCTCGGACGAGGAGGGCAACTTCACGCTCGCCGCGCACCGGGACGGGCACGGCGCCAAGTTCCACAACATCGACAAGGTCGGGAAGGGCGACGCGATCGTCTTCGAGACCAAGGACACCTGGTACGTCTACAAGGTCTACGCGGAGCTCCCGGAGACGTCGAAGTACAACGTCGACGCGATCGCACCGGTGCCGAAGGAGTCCGGGGTGAAGAAGCCCGGCCGCTACATCACGCTGACCACGTGCACGCCGGTCTACACGTCGACGTACCGCTACATCGTGTGGGGTGAGCTGGTCCGTACGGAGAAGGTCGACCAGGACCGCACGAAGCCTGCCGAACTGCGCTGA
- a CDS encoding class E sortase, which yields METPDEWYDPEGYRRDWYGPQEPYPASQAAHPPRAADPQRAAQPPRVPQAVPVPQAPVRQAAPAPQAQVPQTALTSQLPQAGPPTGDVEHGFAPYGERAPVAPAIPDETVVLPAVGSRDASGGGDVGDGDDYDALDSPGDRDDFGDLGSAPSAGPEAEREGDQARAVPTGGRAERRRAAKGRGRRRPEPGRAEVSAGPPAAPMSRLEARRAARAAKDSPAVVASRVVGEVFITFGVLMLLFVTYQLWWTNVRADQIAGRETHRIQDRWASGARTPGAFEPGQGFAIMHIPKLDVVAPIAEGINKEKVLDRGMVGHYSEGTLKTAMPSAKQGNFAVAGHRNTHGEPFRYINKLKPGDPIVVETQDAYYTYEMTSILPQTAPSNVAVIDDVPQGSGFTGPGRYVTLTTCTPEFTSTYRMIVWGKMVDERPRSEGKPDALVG from the coding sequence GTGGAGACGCCTGACGAGTGGTACGACCCGGAGGGCTACCGACGGGACTGGTACGGCCCCCAGGAGCCGTACCCCGCCTCCCAGGCCGCCCACCCACCGCGGGCCGCCGACCCACAGCGGGCCGCGCAGCCGCCTCGGGTCCCGCAGGCCGTGCCTGTCCCTCAGGCCCCGGTGCGGCAGGCCGCTCCGGCCCCGCAGGCCCAGGTCCCGCAGACCGCCCTGACCTCTCAGCTTCCGCAGGCCGGTCCGCCGACGGGGGACGTGGAGCACGGCTTCGCGCCGTACGGGGAGAGGGCCCCGGTCGCCCCGGCGATCCCCGACGAGACCGTCGTCCTGCCTGCCGTCGGGAGCCGGGACGCGTCCGGCGGCGGTGATGTCGGCGACGGCGACGACTACGACGCACTCGACAGCCCCGGCGACCGCGACGACTTCGGGGACCTCGGCTCCGCCCCGTCCGCCGGTCCTGAGGCGGAGCGGGAGGGGGACCAGGCGCGGGCGGTGCCGACGGGCGGACGGGCCGAGCGCCGGCGGGCGGCGAAGGGGCGCGGACGACGCCGTCCGGAACCAGGCCGGGCAGAAGTGTCCGCCGGGCCGCCGGCGGCACCGATGTCACGTCTGGAGGCCAGGCGGGCGGCCCGGGCCGCGAAGGACAGCCCGGCCGTCGTGGCCAGCCGGGTCGTCGGGGAGGTGTTCATCACCTTCGGCGTCCTGATGCTCCTCTTCGTCACCTACCAGCTGTGGTGGACCAACGTCCGCGCCGACCAGATCGCCGGCCGTGAGACACACAGGATCCAGGACCGATGGGCGAGCGGGGCGCGCACCCCGGGCGCCTTCGAGCCCGGCCAGGGCTTCGCCATCATGCACATCCCGAAGCTGGACGTCGTCGCACCGATCGCCGAGGGCATCAACAAGGAGAAGGTGCTCGACCGAGGGATGGTCGGCCACTACTCCGAGGGCACGCTGAAGACCGCGATGCCGTCGGCGAAGCAGGGCAACTTCGCGGTGGCGGGGCACCGCAACACCCACGGCGAGCCGTTCCGGTACATCAACAAGCTGAAGCCCGGTGACCCGATCGTGGTGGAGACCCAGGACGCGTACTACACGTACGAGATGACCAGCATCCTTCCCCAGACGGCACCGTCCAACGTCGCGGTGATCGACGACGTGCCGCAGGGTTCCGGTTTCACCGGTCCGGGCAGGTACGTCACCCTGACGACGTGTACGCCGGAATTCACGAGTACGTACCGAATGATCGTGTGGGGCAAAATGGTTGACGAACGGCCGCGCAGCGAGGGCAAGCCCGACGCGCTCGTCGGCTGA